In Alkalihalobacillus sp. AL-G, the genomic stretch CATCTCGGCAGGTCTCGATAAAATGCCTTTTCAAGCGATTGAACAACGTGAGATTCTCGTAACCAATGCGCGGGGAATCCATCAAACACCGATGGCGGAGTATACAATTGCGATGATGTTGCAAGTTGTCCGAAAACTTCCTTTGATTCATCAAAATCAAACGAATAAAGTATGGGATCGTAAATTGAAAATGGATGAACTTCACGGAAAAACACTCGGTGTACTTGGTGCAGGGGCAATCGGCTCAGAAATTGCCCGATTAGCGAAAGCGTTCCAGATGACAACCATTGGAATGAATCGAAGCGGGAAGCCTGTCGATCATTTTGATGAAATTATTACGGAAGAACATCTCGATAACCTACTTGTCAAGGCAGATTTTCTCGTATCTGTTCTACCGAAAACAGAATCAACAGGAGCTTTTTTAATGAAACGACATTTTGAAATGATGCAAGACCACGCCGTTTTTATTAATATCGGACGTGGGACAACGGTAGATCAATACGGATTGATTGAAGCCTTAAAACAAAATCAGATTGCCCACGCAGTGCTTGATGTAATGGCAGAAGAACCACTGCCTGAAGAGAACCCACTCTGGGAGATGGAAAATGTCACCGTGACGCCTCACATTTCCGGAATAACGCCGCAATACCAGCAACGCGCTTTTGAACAATTTGAAAACAATTTACACGTTTACCGAACAGGCAAAGGGAAGTATATAAATGTAATTGATCTTGACAGGGGGTATTAAGCGATGAAAATTTATACGAAATCTGGAGATAAAGGAACGACCTCACTCGTTTATGGCAACCGTGTACCCAAAAATGATTCAAGAGTGGATGCATACGGAACCTGTGATGAAGCGAATTCAATGATTGGATTAGGGTTAAGCTATTTACATGAGCAGGATCGCGAATGGAAGGTTGAATTCGAAAAAACGATGCACCGTGTTCAGACTGTTCTTTTTCATGTAGGGGCTGAACTTGCAACACCAGCAGGTAAAAAGGTTGGCTGGACACTAGAAGAAAAGGACCTCACATTTTTAGAAGAGGCAATCGATCGTTGGGATGACGAACTGACCCCTCTGAAACAATTTGTATTGCCAGGTGGATCTAAGGCTGCATCTGCTTTTCATGTTTCGCGAACTGTCGCCCGGCGAGCCGAACGGCTAGCAGTAAGTATTGAGGACGTCAATCCACTGGTTCTATCCTATTTAAACCGTTTGTCCGATTTTCTGTTTGTCGCAGCACGATACGTGAATAAGCAGATGGATGTGATTGAGCCTGTTCTTCACGAGCAATAGCCTGTGATTGGTGGTGTATGTCGAGGAAAATGGGTGTAGATTGACAACAAACGCATAATCCGTGTACACTAATTATAAATATTATAAAGTAAGAATGTTTTTTGGAAGAGAGGTGCATGACGATGCCACAAGAAGAAAATCGCTTGCAGACGGCGGTTGATACGTTGAAGGGTGCGGGAGTTCGCATAACCCCACAACGTCATGCGATTCTGGAATATTTAATTCAAACGCTGTCTCATCCGACTGCTGATGAGATTTATAAAGCATTAGAGGGAAAGTTTCCGAACATGAGTGTTGCCACAGTTTATAATAATCTTCGTGTCTTTCGTGAGGTAGGGCTGGTAAAAGAATTGACTTATGGAGATTCCTCCAGTCGCTTCGATTGTGTCACTACAGATCATTATCACATCATTTGTGAGGATTGCGGAAAAATAGTGGACTTTTCCTATCCGGGCCTAAATGAAGTCGAGGATGTTGCAAAACATGTAACAGGCTTCAGAGTCGGCCATCACCGGATGGAAGTGTACGGATCTTGTCCTGATTGTCAAAAAGCGAAGGCACATTAAAAAGACTGACAACCCGTCAGTCTTTTTTCATGCTCTTTTTTTGGTTATACTTTTCATCGAACTCAACACCTTCAAGGGAAGGGTCCATTGTTAAGGGTTGCTTGCAAAACATGCAAGAGTCAACACGTCCGAGCACCTTCGTAATTTTATGACAGTTTGGGCATTCCACCTGAACCGCCTTCGTTGATAGCATTCCAATCCATATGTATACACCCGCACTGGAAAGGGTTGCGAGAAACCCAATCAACATAAGTATTGTCATCACTAGGTAGCTTGCTTTAAAATAAAGCCCCAGATACATAATGATAATTCCGATGAAAACCAAGCTTAGGGCAAAGGTTCTAATTTTATTTATTTTACTTGTATATTTGATGTCCATAATATGCATTCCTCCTGCACACAGTATAGCAAATAAGTAGAACGAATTCATGAACAATTGATTAAGATTTTAGATTTGAAAAGGAAAAGCCGAAGAGATATGGAATAATTATGGTTAGGAAGCAACGGATATTATTACAGGAGATGATGACAATGGAAGATATATTACGGCCGTTGTACCAAGAACGGGCAAGTCATAATGAAACACTTGGGGTATTGTTAGTTGAAAAAAATAAAAAGTACAGTCCATCTACCGATCACTTTGATGTTATTTTGTTTATCATCGTTGAACATGCGGAATCATCCTGGCAGGTCAAACATTATGAGTTTGAAGATAAAAAAGCAGCGTTACATGTTGTCGATCTTCAGCAATTAAACGAATGGCTTATGCTAGGTTCACACCGACGCGTAGTTGACTGGGTCGTAAACGGACGAGTCCTGTTTGACCGAAACGAATTTGTTGATGCTTTAAAAACACGAATCAATGACTTTCCGATTGCAGAACGACAAAAGAAAATCGGAATCGAGTTTGCAAAGCTTGTTCGCAGGTTTTCGGATGGAAAAGAACTTTATTATGCCGGACACTATCTCGATGCCTATAACAACATTATGCATGCACTGCACCATCTTGCTCGTTTATCAGTTATTGAGCACGGGTTCTATCCTGAAGTAACTGTCTGGAATCAAGTTAGACAAATCGAACCTGAAATTTATAAGTTGTATGAAGAGCTTTCCTCCAGTGAAGAACCCATTAATAAACGAATCGAACTGTTGATCATCGCCAATGAGTTTTCGATGTCTTCAAAAACCGATCTTGGCTCTCGTCATCTGAAAGAGATCATGTCGGAGAAGGATGATGCATGGTCTTTCTCAGAGTTAATGGATCACGACGAACTATCCGATTACAAAATTGATCTTAGTTCATTAATTGAACATCTAATAGAAAAAGAATACATCCAAGTCGTT encodes the following:
- a CDS encoding nucleotidyltransferase-like protein, whose translation is MEDILRPLYQERASHNETLGVLLVEKNKKYSPSTDHFDVILFIIVEHAESSWQVKHYEFEDKKAALHVVDLQQLNEWLMLGSHRRVVDWVVNGRVLFDRNEFVDALKTRINDFPIAERQKKIGIEFAKLVRRFSDGKELYYAGHYLDAYNNIMHALHHLARLSVIEHGFYPEVTVWNQVRQIEPEIYKLYEELSSSEEPINKRIELLIIANEFSMSSKTDLGSRHLKEIMSEKDDAWSFSELMDHDELSDYKIDLSSLIEHLIEKEYIQVVRHETKGKGIYHRTYKCVR
- a CDS encoding YgzB family protein, with protein sequence MDIKYTSKINKIRTFALSLVFIGIIIMYLGLYFKASYLVMTILMLIGFLATLSSAGVYIWIGMLSTKAVQVECPNCHKITKVLGRVDSCMFCKQPLTMDPSLEGVEFDEKYNQKKSMKKD
- the perR gene encoding peroxide-responsive transcriptional repressor PerR, with the protein product MPQEENRLQTAVDTLKGAGVRITPQRHAILEYLIQTLSHPTADEIYKALEGKFPNMSVATVYNNLRVFREVGLVKELTYGDSSSRFDCVTTDHYHIICEDCGKIVDFSYPGLNEVEDVAKHVTGFRVGHHRMEVYGSCPDCQKAKAH
- a CDS encoding D-2-hydroxyacid dehydrogenase — translated: MYILSSAKIRYSIQDRLQEKYPEFTFQFCQGMEEAKVYLDKADILITYGEDLTPELMEQANKLQWIHVISAGLDKMPFQAIEQREILVTNARGIHQTPMAEYTIAMMLQVVRKLPLIHQNQTNKVWDRKLKMDELHGKTLGVLGAGAIGSEIARLAKAFQMTTIGMNRSGKPVDHFDEIITEEHLDNLLVKADFLVSVLPKTESTGAFLMKRHFEMMQDHAVFINIGRGTTVDQYGLIEALKQNQIAHAVLDVMAEEPLPEENPLWEMENVTVTPHISGITPQYQQRAFEQFENNLHVYRTGKGKYINVIDLDRGY
- a CDS encoding cob(I)yrinic acid a,c-diamide adenosyltransferase → MKIYTKSGDKGTTSLVYGNRVPKNDSRVDAYGTCDEANSMIGLGLSYLHEQDREWKVEFEKTMHRVQTVLFHVGAELATPAGKKVGWTLEEKDLTFLEEAIDRWDDELTPLKQFVLPGGSKAASAFHVSRTVARRAERLAVSIEDVNPLVLSYLNRLSDFLFVAARYVNKQMDVIEPVLHEQ